One genomic window of Meles meles chromosome 3, mMelMel3.1 paternal haplotype, whole genome shotgun sequence includes the following:
- the ZNF672 gene encoding zinc finger protein 672: protein MFTASEAAVVAAAATGRPYVCSECGKSFSYSSVLLRHERAHGGDSRYRCLDCGESYAVAADLRAHRRTHAGQTLYICNECGQSFRHSGRLDLHQSTHRQRGRSCPCRACGRSFPHLSALWLHRRHRHPPERPCRCLLCARTFRQSALRFHQARAHPWGTPITPLDPLHRCAQCPRAFRSSAGLQSHARVHASQRPAPEPHAPGAHQCSVCGKSFGKSSTLTRHLQTHSGEKPFKCPECGKGFLESATLVRHQRTHTGEKPYACRDCGRCFSESSTLLRHRRSHQGERPHACATCGKGFGQRSDLVVHQRIHTGERPFPCAECGRRFSDRSDLTKHRRTHTGEKPYHCELCGKRFTCVSNLNVHRRNHTGHKPHKCPECGKTFSVASKLALHRKTHLGERPAQCAECGKCFSHSRSLSQHQRAHTRARAAAATQATAGAVLILAGRAEQEKPDFLCPS, encoded by the coding sequence ATGTTCACTGCATCAGAGGCGGCGGTGGTGGCCGCGGCGGCAACAGGAAGGCCTTACGTGTGCAGTGAGTGTGGCAAGAGCTTCAGCTACAGTTCGGTGCTGCTGCGCCACGAGCGTGCCCATGGCGGTGACAGCCGCTACCGCTGCCTCGACTGCGGGGAGAGCTACGCAGTGGCCGCCGACCTCCGCGCGCACCGACGCACGCATGCTGGCCAGACGCTCTACATCTGCAATGAGTGCGGCCAGAGCTTCCGTCATAGTGGCCGCCTGGACCTGCACCAGAGCACACACAGACAGCGCGGCCGCTCCTGCCCCTGCCGCGCATGCGGCCGCAGCTTTCCACACCTCTCAGCTCTGTGGCTGCACCGGCGCCACCGGCACCCCCCCGAGCGGCCCTGCCGCTGCCTCCTGTGCGCGCGCACCTTCCGTCAGAGTGCGCTCCGCTTCCACCAGGCGCGGGCACACCCGTGGGGGACACCCATCACGCCTCTCGACCCGCTCCACCGCTGCGCACAGTGCCCACGGGCCTTCCGCAGCTCTGCAGGGCTGCAGAGCCACGCTCGCGTCCACGCGAGCCAGCGTCCGGCTCCTGAGCCGCACGCGCCGGGTGCGCACCAGTGCAGCGTGTGCGGGAAGAGCTTCGGCAAGAGCTCCACGCTAACACGACACCTGCAGACGCACTCGGGTGAGAAGCCCTTCAAGTGCCCGGAGTGTGGGAAGGGCTTCTTGGAGAGCGCCACGCTGGTGCGCCACCAGCGAACGCACACGGGGGAGAAGCCTTACGCGTGCAGGGACTGCGGGCGCTGCTTCAGCGAAAGTTCCACTCTGTTGCGCCACAGGCGCAGCCATCAGGGAGAGCGGCCGCACGCATGCGCCACGTGCGGCAAAGGCTTCGGGCAGCGCTCGGACCTGGTGGTGCACCAGCGTATCCACACCGGTGAGAGGCCCTTCCCGTGCGCCGAGTGCGGCCGCCGCTTCAGCGACCGCTCTGACCTCACCAAGCACCGGCGCACGCACACCGGCGAGAAGCCCTATCACTGTGAGCTGTGTGGCAAACGCTTCACATGCGTCTCCAACCTCAACGTGCACCGGCGCAACCACACCGGCCACAAGCCCCACAAGTGCCCCGAGTGTGGCAAGACCTTCAGTGTGGCCTCCAAGTTGGCGCTGCACCGGAAGACCCACCTGGGCGAGCGGCCAGCGCAGTGCGCCGAGTGCGGCAAGTGTTTCAGCCACAGCCGCTCGCTCTCCCAGCACCAGCGGGCGCACACGCGGGCTCGAGCTGCCGCCGCCACCCAAGCCACCGCAGGAGCTGTGCTTATCCTTGCTGGGCGAGCAGAACAGGAAAAGCCGGACTTCTTGTGTCCCAGCTGA